In the Engystomops pustulosus chromosome 2, aEngPut4.maternal, whole genome shotgun sequence genome, one interval contains:
- the LOC140117157 gene encoding ecto-ADP-ribosyltransferase 3-like isoform X1 codes for MRFQTGTLIVPVAFVMMVTSQADEVGTLDLAEQAFDDQYLGCKKDMERKLENHNVLNIENMKNRNLNRAWKEANKVWKLRRNTLMPKLPQAFKDDHGIALLTYTSFIRSDFNDAVKMAGRSYKSYMDDFGFKWLHFYLTSAFQLLSKSRWRTDLTVYSGIDDDIEVSLNGSAYVKFGNFLYSSLDKEEATIFANRSLLIIDAYPGVNIENFSQFACEREVLVPGYEVFSLYATDEENTYRLHTTGKLCSNFNCAYINGEKSKQSIHECLKAAAPPIRMHNSGRYTLMMTLLVVVTTLL; via the exons ATGAGATTTCAAACGGGAACTTTGATCGTCCCTGTTGCCTTTGTGATGATGGTGACATCTCAG GCCGATGAGGTCGGAACGTTGGACCTGGCAGAGCAAGCCTTCGATGACCAATATCTGGGCTGCAAAAAAGACATGGAGAGAAAACTGGAGAATCATAATGTTCTTAACATAGAAAACATGAAAAATAGGAATCTGAACAGAGCCTGGAAAGAAGCCAACAAGGTCTGGAAGCTCAGGAGGAACACATTGATGCCGAAACTTCCACAAGCCTTTAAAGATGACCATGGGATCGCTCTACTGACCTACACAAGCTTCATCAGAAGTGACTTCAACGATGCAGTAAAAATGGCAGGAAGGTCCTACAAAAGCTACATGGATGACTTTGGCTTCAAGTGGCTTCATTTCTACCTCACCTCAGCATTTCAGCTCCTGTCAAAGAGCAGGTGGCGCACGGATCTCACAGTCTACAGTGGAATCGATGATGACATCGAGGTGTCGTTAAATGGAAGCGCCTATGTCAAGTTTGGAAACTTCTTGTACTCATCTTTAGATAAGGAGGAAGCAACAATTTTCGCCAATAGGTCTTTATTAATCATAGACGCATATCCTGGAGTCAACATTGAAAATTTTTCCCAATTTGCCTGTGAACGAGAGGTTCTGGTTCCGGGATATGAGGTCTTCAGCCTCTACGCAACTGACGAAGAGAACACTTATAGGCTTCATACGACAGGAAAACTCTGCAGCAACTTCAACTGTGCTTACATAAATG GTGAGAAATCCAAGCAGTCTATCCATGAATGTTTAAAAGCCGCAG CGCCCCCCATCAGGATGCACAATTCGGGCCGCTACACTCTAATGATGACTCTACTCGTGGTTGTAACAACTCTCCTGTGA
- the LOC140117157 gene encoding ecto-ADP-ribosyltransferase 3-like isoform X2 translates to MERKLENHNVLNIENMKNRNLNRAWKEANKVWKLRRNTLMPKLPQAFKDDHGIALLTYTSFIRSDFNDAVKMAGRSYKSYMDDFGFKWLHFYLTSAFQLLSKSRWRTDLTVYSGIDDDIEVSLNGSAYVKFGNFLYSSLDKEEATIFANRSLLIIDAYPGVNIENFSQFACEREVLVPGYEVFSLYATDEENTYRLHTTGKLCSNFNCAYINGEKSKQSIHECLKAAAPPIRMHNSGRYTLMMTLLVVVTTLL, encoded by the exons ATGGAGAGAAAACTGGAGAATCATAATGTTCTTAACATAGAAAACATGAAAAATAGGAATCTGAACAGAGCCTGGAAAGAAGCCAACAAGGTCTGGAAGCTCAGGAGGAACACATTGATGCCGAAACTTCCACAAGCCTTTAAAGATGACCATGGGATCGCTCTACTGACCTACACAAGCTTCATCAGAAGTGACTTCAACGATGCAGTAAAAATGGCAGGAAGGTCCTACAAAAGCTACATGGATGACTTTGGCTTCAAGTGGCTTCATTTCTACCTCACCTCAGCATTTCAGCTCCTGTCAAAGAGCAGGTGGCGCACGGATCTCACAGTCTACAGTGGAATCGATGATGACATCGAGGTGTCGTTAAATGGAAGCGCCTATGTCAAGTTTGGAAACTTCTTGTACTCATCTTTAGATAAGGAGGAAGCAACAATTTTCGCCAATAGGTCTTTATTAATCATAGACGCATATCCTGGAGTCAACATTGAAAATTTTTCCCAATTTGCCTGTGAACGAGAGGTTCTGGTTCCGGGATATGAGGTCTTCAGCCTCTACGCAACTGACGAAGAGAACACTTATAGGCTTCATACGACAGGAAAACTCTGCAGCAACTTCAACTGTGCTTACATAAATG GTGAGAAATCCAAGCAGTCTATCCATGAATGTTTAAAAGCCGCAG CGCCCCCCATCAGGATGCACAATTCGGGCCGCTACACTCTAATGATGACTCTACTCGTGGTTGTAACAACTCTCCTGTGA